TCGACATCGTGAGGAAGAAGAACGGCTGCGTAAGTTGCTCGATGAATCCAAGCGAGAGTGGAAAAAGAATCAGGAAAAGAACAAGCCTGTGATCGGCAAGGAGGATGTTGCGTACGTCGTTTCTAAAATGACCGGGATCCCGCTCTTCAAATTGGAAGAGGAGGAATCGAACAAGCTTCTGCGGATGGAAGAGTTCTTGCATAAGCGCGTGGTCGGACAAAATGAAGCGATTTCTGCGGTGGCTCGTGCCATCCGTCGTTCCCGAGCCGGGCTGAAAGAGGTCAAAAAGCCGATTGGTTCGTTCATCTTCCTCGGGCCGACCGGTGTCGGGAAAACAGAATTGGCGAGAACGTTGGCGGAGTTTTTGTTCAACAGCGAAGACGCATTGATTCGCGTTGACATGTCCGAATACCAGGAGAAGTTTACGAGTTCCCGTTTATTCGGAGCGCCTCCTGGCTATGTTGGGTATGAAGAGGGAGGGCAGTTGACGGAGAAGGTCCGTCGCCGACCGTATTCAGTCGTACTATTCGATGAAATCGAAAAAGCACATCCCGACGTGTTTAACGTGTTACTGCAAGTGTTGGATGATGGGGTGTTGACCGATAGCCTTGGACGAAAGGTTGATTTTAAGAATACCGTCGTCATCATGACGTCCAATATTGGGACCAAGATGATTCAAAAGGGGGTATCTCTTGGGTTCCAGAGCACCGAAGGCGAAGCTGCACGGAAGAAAAAGGATGAGGTTCTCGGTGAGCTTCGGAAATCGTTCAGCCCGGAGTTCTTGAACCGTATCGATGAAATTGTGATTTTCCATCAGCTGGAGAAAGAGCAGCTCTACTGCATCTTGGACATTCTGCTTCGTGAATTGAATCTCAGGTTATTGGACAAGGGAATAGAGATTGAGGTCGATGACGAAGTCAAACAATGGTTGATTCAGGAAGGGTATGAACCGCTATATGGAGCCAGACCCATGCGGCGAGCCATCCAACGTGCTATTGGGGACCCGCTTTCGGATGAATTGATCAGAGGACGATTCAAGGAAAGTCGGAAGGTGAAAGTCGTGCTTCGAGACGGAGCACCAACCTTCATAGAGCAGGAGGCGATGGCCGGAGTCTAATGCCTTCGTGAGTACCAGAATTTCCCTCTAATGCGAAACGGCCTCTGCGGTCAATAGCCGCAGAGGCCGTTTCATTACTAGGCCTGTGTGTGGGATGTTTATGCAGATCGATCTTCCGTCCAATCAATTAGAAACTCCAGGCTGTGTGAGGTGGCGCCCCGGTCTGGTTCTTGGTATTGAGTCCTCATGCGATGATACGGCTGCTGCCATCATTGATAACAAGGGCACGGTGTTGTCGAATGTTGTGTCTTCTCAGATAGGCATCCATGAAAAATTCGGCGGCATCGTCCCCGAATTGGCGGCTCGAGCCCATCTCGGCCTGATCGATCAGGTTGTAGAACAGGCATTGTCGCAGGCTCACGTCTCTAAGTGCGACCTGAGCGCGATCGCTGTGACTCAAGGACCTGGTCTTGCTGGTGCGCTGTTGGTCGGTACGAGCTACGCCAAGGCCTTCAGCTATGGATTGAGAATTCCAATCGTTGGGGTGAATCATTTGCAGGGGCATATTGTCTCGGCGTGGCTTGCAGATCCGACGTTTCCGGTCTCGTGTATTGTTCTGGTTGTATCGGGAGGACATACGCACCTCTATCGTCATGAAGTGGACGGAGGCTGTGTTCTGCTCGGTCGCACTCGCGATGATGCTGCTGGTGAAGCCTTTGATAAAGGGGCCCAGATGCTCGGACTCGGCTATCCGGGGGGACCGGCTATTGATAGGGTTGCCCGTTCCGGGGACCCAGGTGCGATTGTCTTCCCTCGGTTCCGAGGTAGAAAATATAGCCTAGACTTCAGTTTCAGTGGCCTCAAGACTTCTTTGCTTTACAAGTTGCGTGACAGCGTGGGTGCTCCGTCTCCTGATGAGATCGCCGACTTGGCGGCTAGTTACCAGGAAGCGATTGTGGAAGTCTTGGTTGCCAAAGCGTTCGTCGCGCTCGAGCAGGGGAACTTGGATGCTCTTGCAGTCGTAGGCGGTGTCTCTGCGAACTCACGGCTGCGGATGCTTTTGACTGAGCGGGCAGCACGGTCTTGTGTTCGTCTAGCAATTCCACCGATCGAATATTGCACCGATAATGCTGCGATGATTGCATCAGCAGGACGTCAGCTGCTCATGAGCGGAGCACAACCATCGCTCGGCGTGGAGGTTGATCCGATGGGTGCCCCAAGATCGATTCCAATGGAACCTCGAGGACGTGAGCGTTCTGACCCCAAGAAGGAGACGATCCATTTCTAACATCCGTGGGCAGATCACTGGGCTTCGAGCAAGTCAGGTGGCAGCTGTTGAGCGGTTGTACCGGCGTCGAGTCCCAATCGACAAGATTGTTTCATCGGAGCTGGCGAAGGCCATGGCTCAGCTTACCCTTGACATTCGTCGTCCTCTTGGAGTGTTGCTGACCAGGCGGGGCCAGGTTCAAGAAGTGATCGTGGGAACCGAGTTGACGCTGTCTTCTACTACGATGATGCTGTTCCGAGCGAGCTCTCGGTCGCTTCGAGGATTACGCTTTGTTCGCACTCAACTGCATGACCAGCCCCTAAGCCAAGAAGTCCTGACGGACCTCGCGTTTTTGAGGCTGGATTTGGTCGGCATCCTATCCGTTAGAGAAGACGGGCATATTGGAAACCTCTACATGGCTCATCTTCTGCCTCCTGGTTCCCCCGGGCAATTGTTCAAGGTCCTCAATGCAATTCCCTTCCATAGCCTCACGATCTCATTCGATGTGTTCATCAAGGATCTCGAGTCTCAGTTGCAGGTTGCCCGTGCCCATCATGCGGTGGGCGACGGCAAGGAATCGGCCATCCTCGTAAGCGCTTCAGCGAAGAGCCGGGCCGAGCAAGAAGAATATTTGGTGGAATTAGCGGAGCTTGCGACCTCAGCCGATGTGACGGTGATCGATCGTATCGCGCAACGCACGCCGGATGGGCATCAACGGTATCTTCTGGGGCGTGGCAAGATGAAGGAGGTGTTGATCCAGACGTTGCATCGAGGTGCGGATATGGTGATCTTTGATCAAACCTTGTCGCCCGCTCAACTTCGAGCGATCTCGGAAATGACCGATATCAAGGTTATCGACCGCACACAACTGATTCTCGACATCTTTGCCCGACGAGCCCATAGTCGTGAGGGGAAGGTACAAGTAGAACTGGCCCAGTTACGCTATGTACTTCCGCGATTGTCGGGGAAAGGTACTCAATTGTCGCGGCTAGGAGGAGGGATTGGAACTCGAGGCCCCGGCGAGACAAAATTGGAAACCGATCGCCGGAGGGTACGGAATCGCATCACGCATTTGGAGCGAGATCTGGCTCAATTTGAGCGGCATCAAGACCAACGACGCGCTCGTCGAGACCGATACGGGCTTCCCGTCGTGTCCCTCGTGGGCTATACGAATGCCGGCAAGTCTACCCTCCTCAATGTGTTGACCAAAAGCCATGTCGCCGCACAAGACCGATTATTTGAGACGCTCGATACGACGAGCCGACGTCTGCGGTTTCCCGAAGATCGAGAGGTCATCATTACGGATACGGTCGGATTTATTCGAGATCTCCCGCAAGAGTTGGTCGGCGCCTTCCGGACCACACTCGATGAATTGCGAGAGGCGGATCTCCTCCTTCATGTCGTCGATATAAATGCGAGAGATATCGAGATTCAGCTTGCAGCGGTCGAGGCTATCCTCGATGAGTTGAGGCTTGGTTCTGTGTCGAGATGGCTTGTGTTTAATAAATGTGATCAGGCATCGGCACAGCAGGTCGACGTGCTGTGCCGGCGGTTTGGAGCCATCGGAATTTCAGCACTTCAGCCGACCACACTGCGTCCTCTTCTAGCTCGACTGGAAACATACGTGAGATCGCTGTCATCCTCGGCTGACGGGACGTGTCAAGTGAGTGAACAGGACCCT
The nucleotide sequence above comes from Nitrospira sp.. Encoded proteins:
- the tsaD gene encoding tRNA (adenosine(37)-N6)-threonylcarbamoyltransferase complex transferase subunit TsaD is translated as MQIDLPSNQLETPGCVRWRPGLVLGIESSCDDTAAAIIDNKGTVLSNVVSSQIGIHEKFGGIVPELAARAHLGLIDQVVEQALSQAHVSKCDLSAIAVTQGPGLAGALLVGTSYAKAFSYGLRIPIVGVNHLQGHIVSAWLADPTFPVSCIVLVVSGGHTHLYRHEVDGGCVLLGRTRDDAAGEAFDKGAQMLGLGYPGGPAIDRVARSGDPGAIVFPRFRGRKYSLDFSFSGLKTSLLYKLRDSVGAPSPDEIADLAASYQEAIVEVLVAKAFVALEQGNLDALAVVGGVSANSRLRMLLTERAARSCVRLAIPPIEYCTDNAAMIASAGRQLLMSGAQPSLGVEVDPMGAPRSIPMEPRGRERSDPKKETIHF
- the hflX gene encoding GTPase HflX, with the translated sequence MSNIRGQITGLRASQVAAVERLYRRRVPIDKIVSSELAKAMAQLTLDIRRPLGVLLTRRGQVQEVIVGTELTLSSTTMMLFRASSRSLRGLRFVRTQLHDQPLSQEVLTDLAFLRLDLVGILSVREDGHIGNLYMAHLLPPGSPGQLFKVLNAIPFHSLTISFDVFIKDLESQLQVARAHHAVGDGKESAILVSASAKSRAEQEEYLVELAELATSADVTVIDRIAQRTPDGHQRYLLGRGKMKEVLIQTLHRGADMVIFDQTLSPAQLRAISEMTDIKVIDRTQLILDIFARRAHSREGKVQVELAQLRYVLPRLSGKGTQLSRLGGGIGTRGPGETKLETDRRRVRNRITHLERDLAQFERHQDQRRARRDRYGLPVVSLVGYTNAGKSTLLNVLTKSHVAAQDRLFETLDTTSRRLRFPEDREVIITDTVGFIRDLPQELVGAFRTTLDELREADLLLHVVDINARDIEIQLAAVEAILDELRLGSVSRWLVFNKCDQASAQQVDVLCRRFGAIGISALQPTTLRPLLARLETYVRSLSSSADGTCQVSEQDPALPLASRR